From a single Labrus bergylta chromosome 14, fLabBer1.1, whole genome shotgun sequence genomic region:
- the aifm1 gene encoding apoptosis-inducing factor 1, mitochondrial isoform X1 codes for MLKCRTVWRKLAPLARASSTVCRQNVRRTGLTHGRLPAQVPAAHMSTGPAGGGRENQLYFLLVGVACVGGGVYAYRTVKGDQLRYQDRIDEIASRQEKFNTEKPDTPSESEPPAVEATETQVVPKPEPQAEPVPEPQAEPLPEEPSPPVPDAEVEAPSETTEPPLAEEPVVEAPPEEPAEPHAVPVVEEEPLPPSEPSPIELTESPPPPEPHVESDPPAEAAAESPAAEPPEPEPQPEPQPQPELVSESVGESTPVSLKVPSHTPYLLIGGGTASFAAARSIRARDPGAKVLIVTDEPDLPYMRPPLSKELWFSDDPSVTETLRFKQWNGKERSIYFQPASFYINPEELEGTENGGVAVLTGRKVVHMDVRGNKVKLDDDTEISYDKCLIATGGVPRNLQVMERAGEEVMKRTTLFRKVDDFKSLDKVSRNIKSITIIGGGFLGSELACALGRRSNDSGLEVIQMYPEKGNMGKVLPEYLSNWTTEKVKREGVKIISEALVKSVTFKDDKVEILLKDGRLVKTDHIVAAVGLEPNVDLAKSAGLEVDSDFGGFRVNAELQARSNIWVAGDAACFYDIRLGRRRVEHHDHAVVSGRLAGENMTGANKPYWHQSMFWSDLGPDVGYEAIGIVDSSLPTVGVFAKATSKDTPRAATEKSGTGIRSESETEDTATSPVASSTPAPSVEQNRDDYGKGVIFYLRDKVVVGIILWNVFNRMPIARKIIKDGEEHADLNEVAKLFNIHED; via the exons ATGCTGAAATGTAGAACAGTATGGAGAAAGCTTGCACCTCTAGCTAGAGCTTCATCAACTGTGTGCAGACAGAATGTGAGACGAACAG GATTAACCCATGGCCGACTACCAGCACAAGTTCCTGCGGCTCATATGTCCACTGGGCCTGCAGGGGGAGGCCGGGAAAACCAGCTGTACTTCCTTCTGGTTGGAGTAGCCTGCGTTGGAGGTGGAGTTTAT gCATACCGAACTGTAAAGGGGGACCAACTACGATATCAGGACCGTATTGATGAGATTGCTTCCAGACAAGAGAAGTTCAACACAGAAAAGCCAGACACACCCAGCGAGTCGGAGCCTCCCG CTGTGGAAGCCACTGAGACACAGG tTGTCCCTAAGCCAGAACCACAGGCAGAACCTGTACCAGAACCACAAGCAGAACCCTTACCAGAGGAGCCAAGCCCCCCTGTCCCTGACGCTGAAGTAGAAGCCCCCAGTGAAACAACTGAACCACCCCTAG CAGAAGAGCCAGTGGTAGAAGCCCCCCCAGAGGAGCCAGCAGAACCACATGCTGTGCCTGTAGTTGAGGAGG AACCCTTGCCCCCATCTGAGCCGTCCCCAATCGAACTAACAGAGTCGCCACCGCCCCCTGAACCTCATGTGGAGAGTG ACCCtccagcagaagcagcagcagaaagccCTGCAGCAGAGCCGCCTGAGCCTGAGCCTCAGCCTGAGCCTCAGCCTCAGCCTGAACTGGTGTCAGAGAGTG TAGGAGAGTCcacacctgtctctctcaaGGTCCCATCGCACACCCCCTACCTTCTTATTGGTGGAGGTACTGCCTCTTTTGCTGCTGCCCGCTCAATCCGAGCTAGAGACCCAGGTGCTAAG GTACTTATTGTGACTGATGAGCCAGACCTTCCGTACATGAGACCGCCTCTTTCTAAAGAACTTTGGTTCTCTGATGACCCCAGTGTGACAGAAACACTGCGATTCAAACAGTGGAATGGAAAGGAAAgaag TATCTACTTCCAGCCGGCATCATTTTATATAAATCCAGAAGAATTGGAAGGTACAGAAAATGGTGGAGTGGCTGTTCTCACTGGCAGAaag GTGGTCCACATGGACGTGAGAGGAAACAAGGTGAAACTTGACGACGATACTGAGATTTCATATGACAAGTGTTTGATCGCTACAG GTGGTGTGCCAAGAAACCTGCAGGTCatggagagagcaggagaggaggtgatgaagagGACCACTTTGTTCCGGAAG GTTGATGACTTTAAATCTTTGGACAAGGTGTCCAGAAACATAAAGTCCATCACAATCATTGGAGGCGGCTTCTTGGGCAGCGAGCTGGCCTGTGCCCTCGGCAGGAGAT CAAATGATTCTGGCCTGGAGGTGATTCAGATGTACCCTGAGAAGGGAAACATGGGGAAAGTGTTGCCTGAGTATCTGAGCAACTGGacaacagaaaaagtcaaaagag AGGGTGTGAAAATAATCTCAGAAGCTCTGGTGAAATCGGTGACCTTCAAAGATGACAAGGTGGAAATCCTGCTGAAAGATGGCCGACTG GTCAAAACGGACCACATAGTGGCGGCTGTTGGCCTGGAGCCCAATGTTGACCTTGCAAAGTCAGCAGGTCTAGAGGTGGACTCTGACTTTGGTGGCTTTCGGGTCAATGCAGAGCTGCAAGCTAGATCCAATATTTGGGTG GCAGGAGACGCTGCGTGTTTCTATGACATCAGACTGGGCCGCAGACGAGTGGAGCACCATGATCACGCCGTTGTAAGCGGGAGACTCGCAGGGGAGAACATGACGGGGGCCAACAAACCCTACTGGCATCAGTCTATGTTCTG GAGTGACCTGGGACCGGATGTGGGATACGAGGCGATTGGGATTGTTGACAGCAGCCTGCCAACAGTGGGAGTGTTTGCCAAAGCCACATCCAAAGACACACCTAGAGCTGCCACAGAGAAGTCAG GGACAGGGATCCGCTCGGAAAGTGAAACTGAGGACACAGCCACCAGCCCGGTCGCTTCTTCAACACCTGCTCCATCTGTGGAGCAAAACAGAGACGACTATGGGAAAGGAGTCATCTTCTACCTGAGAGACAAAGTGGTGGTGGGCATTATCCTGTGGAACGTGTTTAACAGGATGCCTATTGCAAGAAAG ATAATCAAAGATGGAGAGGAACATGCAGATCTGAATGAAGTAGCCAAGCTTTTCAACATCCACGAGGATTAA